Genomic DNA from Acidisoma sp. PAMC 29798:
ATCATGGTCATGGCACGGGCTTTGCTTACAACTCCTATCAGGCAGCTAGGGTTCCGGTCGGCGTAACGCGCTGGCGCTGGTCCGAGAGCTGCGGTCTTGCGGGAGACATCCGCAAGATGCACGGCGGGACAAAAGCCCGGGAGAGCACGGATGCGTGGGTACGCATCAGCTCTCCAATCGTACCCTCGCATCAATGAAGCGTTTGTTTCAACGATGAGGGTCTTTCATGCCGATCCGCCTTGCCCGTCTTCAGCAATCCCCAGCCTGTGCTCAGTCCGAGCAAGCCGATGCTTGATCTCAACACGCTGACGCCCGCGCAATACCGCGCCCGCTATCTGGCTTTGCAGGAGGCCGCAAGGCGGCGCGCGGCGACCGCCCTGCCGCCCTCCGTCACCGCCCCGCAGCCGCTGGAAAAGCCGCTTAAAACCGAGACCGTGCCGCCGGGCGCCTATGTGGCCCTCCGCCTCAAGCGGTTTGACGTGCTGCGCATCACGAATGACTCCGGCACGCCCGGCGCGGCGCTGTTCCTGTGGAATGCGGATGACGTCTCCGAGCGTTACAACGCGGGTGACACGGTGAAGCTGCAATGGACCACCACACTCACCACCGGGCGCGTGCTGTTCTCCGATATGGGGCGGGTGCTCGCTTCCATCACCGCCGATACCAGCGCGGGGCATGACAGTATCATCGGTCCCAACGGCCCGGCCCAGGCCGGGACCGGCGCCAATGGCCGCGACAACCTGCGCTTGGCCGGCGCCAAGTTTGGCCTGACGCGGCGGGATCTGGCTCCGGCGGTCAGCCTGTTTTCGCATATCGCGACCGATGAGACCGGGCGTTTCCAGTATCATGCCGCAGCCGCGTCCGGCGCGATGGTGGAATTGCGGGCGGAGCAGAATGTGCTGGTCGCGCTGTCCAACACG
This window encodes:
- a CDS encoding DUF1989 domain-containing protein encodes the protein MLDLNTLTPAQYRARYLALQEAARRRAATALPPSVTAPQPLEKPLKTETVPPGAYVALRLKRFDVLRITNDSGTPGAALFLWNADDVSERYNAGDTVKLQWTTTLTTGRVLFSDMGRVLASITADTSAGHDSIIGPNGPAQAGTGANGRDNLRLAGAKFGLTRRDLAPAVSLFSHIATDETGRFQYHAAAASGAMVELRAEQNVLVALSNTPHALSPVTAATGPISIAIAHRPPAEDDLCRHFTEEAVRGFINTDEAFS